The genome window TATTAAAAGGAGAGCTGCCTAAAGTGGCCCTGTCCACTATTGACAGTACACCCCAGTATTTCTATTCTGATCGACTCCGAAATGGTGATGTGCTCGGTAATAGCCACCGCGATATGCCTTGAAGGCCGCACCGGTTCGGCATGAATATTCAGGTCGCGCTTGTCTTTAAAAAACTTCAACACGGCATTACCACTCACTTGCGCCTCGTACCACCGTTGCCCGTTTGGCTTCTGTTTTGCCTCATCCAGTGCGTACTGAAGCACGGAGCGGGCAGCAGATAGAAAAGCACTTAACTCATACTGAAAGGCTTCAGGATCATCTATCGAAGCTTCCATACGTCGCGCAAAGTACCTAGCCTCTTTCAGCTTCTCTTGTTCGTGCACAGCATTCTCCAGGACGCATAACATTATATTTTAGCTGTCGACTGTCTTTTTTCATAGTCATAGAGAAAAAGGGTAGTGACGTCAAGCAAAAAAGGGGGGGTTGTGGGGTTTTGCGGAACAGAAAGTGGGCCCTTAAGATTCTAAGTTAACAATACTATCCCGATTGGCAGAGAACATAGAAGAGATTGAAGCTCCCCGCAGCAAGCTGCGGGGAATCTCCGTATGCAAGGTAAAATACATCTTATTCGCTCGCTAACCCCACTGCAAGCAGCGGGGAATGCGCTCGCTGTGCATGTTCAATAATTACGATCCGGGATATGCAAGGGAGTTGACATGGGTTAGCAATTTTGCTAACGTAAAAACCATGGGCTACATCGTTGATTATTTTCATCCACGCGTCAAAGCCGAAATCGAATCCTGGCCTGACGACATATTGGCCGATTTTGCACGTATTGTGGAGCTTCTGATGGAGTTCGGGCCACATCTACGCATGCCGCATTCACGGGCAATGGGCGGAGGTCTTTTCGAGTTGAGACCACGCGGCAGGGAAGGCATCGGTCGCGTGTTTTATTGTTTCGTCATTGGCCAGCGTGTCGTGATACTCCACGCTTTCGTGAAGAAAACACAAGAAACCCCGGAGCAAGAATTGAAAATTGCCCGGAAAAGGCTTAAGGAGGTTCAGAATGGCTGAATTAAAATATAAACCGGTTCCTCATGACCATGAGGCGTTCCTCAAAAAGGCATTGAAGCGGAAGGATTTCAGGGAAGCATACGAAGACCTGGAAGAGGAGTACACACTTGTTCGCGAGATGCTTGCCGCACGATCCAGGGCCGGCCTTACCCAGGAAGCGGTAGCGGAGCGGATGGGAACAACAAAAAGCGCCGTTTCTCGCTTGGAAGCAGCGGGGAAACATGCGCCATCCTTGACTACTCTGAAAAAATATGCCCAGGCTGTCGGCTGTCATCTGGAAATCAAGCTGGTGCCAGACACTTGCCGAACCAAGCGCTCAGCACGGACCGCCAAAAAGCAGGCGGCCGGTTAGAACCGGAAACCGGGACGCCCTTAAGATTCGATTCCTGAGAAGTAACTCACTTTGAAGTGGATCGCCAGAAATATATTGAATCCAATGTTGTGTAAATACTGCATAAATTTTTTATGTGAGCCGTTACTATCTCAAAAAATCGAGTTGCTTCTCAGAAATCAGATTCTAAGTTGACAATGTATTAGGAAAGTGAGAGGAGCAGGGGGCGTTGCTTCTTAGATTGCTTTTCTTTTGATTTCAAAAAGAGAGTAAAAGGAGTAACTCCGTCAGTATTGCACAAGCGGTTGGATAGAAGGCGGATGGTGCGGGAGGGGGGAAGTCGTTAGGCTCCTCCCTATCCAGATTATGCGTGTAATCAAGATTAGAGAATGATATAATTAAAAATATGAAATTCGAATGGGATACGAAGAAGGCCCGCTTAAATTTACGTAAGCACAAGGTCTCTTTTGAGGAAGCCGCAACAGCATTAAAAGATCCGATGGCCGCTACTGGCGCAGATCCAGACCATTCAATTAGCGAGGATAGGTACGTAACCTTCGGTGTTTCAGAACGAGGCAGGTTGTTAGTGGTGGCTCATACGGAGGGCAGAGAAACTATTCGAATAATAAGTGCTCGCGTTGCGAGCAAAGGAGAGCGAAAGATATATGAAGAAGGTTAAAACGAGCAATAAAGACGAATTGCGTGAGGAGTACAAACGGTCAGACTTCCCTGGCGGTTTGGTGCGCGGCAAGTATGCGATGCGTCTGCGTGAATCATCAAATATTGTTGTCCTTGACCCGGAAGTAGCTAAAGCCTTCCCAAACGAACAAGCCGTTAACAGCGCCCTTCTGTCGCTAATCGACCTCGCACAGAAAACAGCACGCATAACCAAGCGCTCAACACGGACCGCCAAAAAGCAGGTGGCCGGTTAGCGCTGGGCCGTTCGTGCAGAAGGGCATAGGATTAAAGAGAAGAAAAGCATTCCTCAAAACCGCACGCGTGATTCGGGATTTCTTGGTATGTAAAACTGCCAGGCATGTTCAGCACGAACGTCCCGGTCTCTTCCATAGTAGAGCATTCGGACGGAACGGTAACCTATGAGGAGGCCAGACTGGTAAGGGCCTGCCTGTTGTCCAAGGCTCCGGCATAGACGGGAGTTATAATACAGACGCCCAAAGGTATTTATTTGTAGTTTTTACGATCAGGGGTAATCGTATCCGGGTCATCTCGGCCAGGGATATGAACAAGAAAGAGAGAAAGGAGTACGAATTATTATGAAAAAGAAGCTCCCGAAATTTACATCGGAAGATGAAGAGCGTAATTTTTGGGCCACCGCTGATTCAACTGAATACGTCGATTGGAAAAAGGCCGGGAGGGTAGTTTTACCAAATCTCAAGCCTTCACTTAAAACGATCTCGTTGCGTCTTCCGGAATTCATGATAGAAGAACTTAAACTTTTGGCAAACAAACGTGACATTCCTTATCAGTCCTTGCTTAAAATGTTTCTAAGCGAACGTATAGAGCAAGAATTGAAATCGGAAACATGATGGAAAAGACCGAAGAACGTCCCGCGGACAGTAAACATCAGTAGTGCCACGGTAGATTTTTTCTGCCAGCCTTGTCCCAATCTATGCCCCTTAATGTCCCTTAAGTCTGACCCTTAATGTCCCTTATTTTTTCGGCTATTTTAGAGGACAAAACGTAATAAGTCCCTTTTTTCTCACCCAGACGCTCAATAATATTTTTTTCAACCAGTGCTGTTAAATCACGGGTGGCAGTCCTTTTAAGC of Thermodesulfobacteriota bacterium contains these proteins:
- a CDS encoding type II toxin-antitoxin system RelE/ParE family toxin yields the protein MGYIVDYFHPRVKAEIESWPDDILADFARIVELLMEFGPHLRMPHSRAMGGGLFELRPRGREGIGRVFYCFVIGQRVVILHAFVKKTQETPEQELKIARKRLKEVQNG
- a CDS encoding helix-turn-helix transcriptional regulator, which translates into the protein MAELKYKPVPHDHEAFLKKALKRKDFREAYEDLEEEYTLVREMLAARSRAGLTQEAVAERMGTTKSAVSRLEAAGKHAPSLTTLKKYAQAVGCHLEIKLVPDTCRTKRSARTAKKQAAG
- a CDS encoding BrnT family toxin, whose protein sequence is MKFEWDTKKARLNLRKHKVSFEEAATALKDPMAATGADPDHSISEDRYVTFGVSERGRLLVVAHTEGRETIRIISARVASKGERKIYEEG
- a CDS encoding BrnA antitoxin family protein, encoding MKKKLPKFTSEDEERNFWATADSTEYVDWKKAGRVVLPNLKPSLKTISLRLPEFMIEELKLLANKRDIPYQSLLKMFLSERIEQELKSET